gacagtcgtctcacagcaagccagcatcgcagcctcaacaggaccatcgcagccgactcaccgcgcttcctggtcctacggcacgcacctacactgcctcatcacgccacTACAGGCCATCGCAGCCCatgaccggatcatcaacgcttggggtcacacatctccggcgtggcagctctgcatcacatggactcCGCACGATACacgcgcagcattcaagctcagcctcgactcaccgcagacttcgagcagcactggcccatgcaagctaatctcagcacggacaacgctcaccaaatgacacgacctccagtctcggaggggagtgatctggcggtagtcatcatacaacgcaagatatttgacatgcctgaatctcgcttacgacaattTCAAGTAAACTtttcatatatacaagttcccaacaacaacattaggaccgtcggtctaccaagcaaaatatcacccgctcggtggaagatctttcctttcgtcgtttaagcctccTGGTTAAGCCacactggtgacctgcgacggaacAATGCCTTCAGactcatcatcagcgcatcaagaacttcggctaccacaattcCCGGAtgctcgcagataaaagcaagtcatcgacagtcgtctcacagcaagccagcatcgcagcctcaacaggaccatcgcagccgactcaccgcgcttcctggtcctacggcacgcacctacactgcctcatcacgccacTACAGTCTATCGCAGCCCatgaccggatcatcaacgcttggggtcacacatttCCGGCatggcagctctgcatcacatggactcCGCAGGATACACGCGCAGCATTCAAggtcagcctcgactcaccgcagacttcgagcagcactggcgacagtcacgcagcattcaagctcagtctcgactcaccgcagacttcgagcagcactggcgacaatcacgcagcattcaagctcagcctcgattctccgcagacttcgagcagcactggcccttgcaagctaatctcagcacggacaacgctcaccaaatgacacgacctccattctcagaggggagtgatgtggcggtagtcatcatacaacgcaagatatttgacatgcctgaatctcgctaacgacattttcaagttaagcttgcatatatacaagttccgaacaacaacattaggatcgtcggtctaccgagcaaaatatcacccgctcggtggaagatcttccctttgtcgtctaAGCCTTCCCAAATATCCGATTTGTGTCCCTCGCATTGCTGACTTCAGATACCGATGGTGACCGCTCACCATCAGAGACCATACTCTTCAGTAATTGTTTTATCGATTTCGTAAGATCTAAGTCggtaatttaatacatttcggaAGTCATATAATGAGATTGTCTCGATCgcaaaagttaattttaataggTACAAAGACACAATATTATGTAGCCATTCCCGATCCTGAAGAcaaaatggaaagcagtcgacgtcgccccaagcacgtcatttcggatcttcccgattcactaacggtgcttttaggtacctcaagcaccggtcatcgtcctcgtcgaacccgtcgcttgcgacaaagggctcgacgagtaaattaaccctcagatatagcccactgagtttctcgccggatcttctcagtgtgtagcgtttccgatccggtggtagattctgcgaagcacggctcttgctagggttcgttttttttttttatttttttttttattgcttagttgtttggacgagctcacagtccacctggtgtcaagtggttactggagcccatagacatctacaacgtaaatgcgccacacaccttgagatacagttctaagttctcagtatagtcacaacggctgccccacccttcaaaccgaaacgcattactgcttcacggcagaaataggcggggcggtggtacctacccgtgcggactcacaagaggtcctaccaccagtaattacgcaaattataattttgcgggtttgatttttattgcacgatgttattccttcaccgtggaagtcaatcgtgaacatttgttgagtacgtatttcattagaaaaattggtacccgccagcgggattcgaacaccggtgcatcgctcgatacgaatgcaccggacgtcttatcctttaggccacgacgacttcagactgttagtaacgtcatcaggtttgagccccgtgagctcacctactagttaaggctacgctgatatagcctctcaaggcttaggtaggaaaaaaaaaattatgtagcaaaatttataaaaatctaaatctaaCAATGCGCACGAAACTGTATGACAGTTCTGAGTCTTCACTCTTCCTAAGTCGGGCAACGAATGTCTCTGCATCTCGATTACTCTTTATCAAAACTTCAGTGTTGCTAGCCTAGAAATGCGCTATATAGAAGATTAGTATAGtagcttttaataaaaaataaggtaacatttaatttaaaaaaacctacaacaaaatttaattttttgtcttCTAAATAGTTAATAACAATGAATTATCTCACTTAAATCAagtaaaaaaacatgtttaaacatatttaatttttttttaaatgtaaattgtacAGCTTTCAGCCTGTCTCAAAACTTGTTGCTTTTTGGCCTACCTATTCGGTGGTAGTGGTAGTAAGGGACGATTCCAGCTTCTTCTTCTCAGCGGACGGGTAGTTGAGCTTCCGGGCTTGATCTGAGTGAGTTAGCTAACACTAGCATGAGTAGTGCTCCGCAGACTATATCATCGGATCAGAATTTTGATACTTTTGAGGACCATAtctcctttcttttttttttttagagattttatgacctggtaactaagacctttgagtcatgtcttattttaatttatattcttaattttatgaaaaatgataatatggagtgaaatgaaatgaagatgattaatttgagacattaatcaactgggatgaaatttaatgaaatgagatgatatgggatgaaatataatcgcagtaaaatggtggtcatttactgagattttttcagtggactttctggaggaacccgagaagctacgtccagcagctttgtttcattttcccacatttgtgcactttcacagatattaaacagttaataaaccaccattattacacatttaaacccgaagaaacactaaatagacaaaataaaacaaatcacacaacttcactcctcgcgttcccgccaaaaagtcccattACAATGtcaagtaaacaaaaaaaaaaacatccgccagcgagattcgaacttAGGCACCCCGCTTCGCCCGAGCACAACGGCCGCCTTAACCTCCAGGCCGCGTCTCCTTCACCGGAGCCTTAATCCAGACGACATTCAATTTTCAGAGGTTACGTTTCAGCTGTCTGGTGTGCGAGTGCTATTTCGGAACCGCAGCGGCTCTTTCGTACCACGCGAACAAGCACAGGATCCGTTATCAGTGCAGGTCGTGCCGCACGAGGTTCGGGACCAAATCGAAGGTGCTATCACACCACGCCCGGGAACACAGGTGAGCGACCTCCCAGCAGCTacccccctccccccccgcccCAGGCAAACAGCTGATCGCCCCCTCCTTGTTTCCAGCTCGAAACCGGATGACCACGGCGCTGATAGCGAAACTACCCCGAGCGTAGTGGCAGGCTTAGTGAGTGAAGCGAAAAGGTgattgtaagattttttttagctAGCTGTAGTGCGTTTcgttgatgtccacgggctccggtaacgtaagctttgaaaaaaaacattcgcTTCTTTTGGTGTGCTGACAACCTTATTTTTAACTACTAATCATATTACGTTGTATCCAGTAGAACACAATTCTAGGGCTGGCTGAAGAATAGTTTGTATGTTCTGAGtacattttattgaaaaactttatttacttgagaatatttatttatttgtcctATCGATAATTGAAGACACGAGTGGATGAAGGGTATattatacaatttgttaattttgagaaaacgggcaacaagcTTATGTTATTTGTcctttttcttcgtacataactccttcatcatatgcaatttttaaaaatatcctttaaacccggagttttaaggtctaatatggtttgtAGGCAAacaacaccttcattcaatgtaaaatctcaaaaatcttaaatataGTACTTAACCCCTTTATCCACTGATGTCTTCAACtgtaatagaatatctacaactTTTttgaacaccctgtatattcGTTGTTCATTGTAATTAAGGAGGGTAGAAGTCtgaaaaggtcctaccaccagtgaactggtggtaggaccttttgtgagtccgcacgggtaggtaccaccgccccgcctatttctgccgtgaagcagtaatgcgtttcggtttgaagggtggggcagccgttgtgactatactgagaccttagaacttatatctcaaggtgtgtggcgcatttacgttgtagatgtctatgggctccagtaaccacttaacaccaggtgggctgtgagctcgtccaaacatctaagcaataaaaaaaaaataaaaaataaagtaaagaGCGCCATCTTGTATGGGAAACAAGTTGAAAAAAATGTACACCTGTAAACAGCGAGTTGTTActggaagactcaccgaaatagcgctagtgtaggaagtggaaatgattTTTGGcacgcactgcggtaccgtaagtttcgtgtagtcggtgaggtggagctcgatgggctTTAGTCGTTAGTCAGTACTGCGGAGCaagtgcctcgcgcgcctttttcaaggcgtagtctcctgtgagaaattggagGAGTTGCGGTCCTTCTCTTCTTCTGCCCTTCTTcctctccccttcttcctcttaGGTCGCGCCGGAGTCTGACACaactcgaccgggtatccgtaaatggattcccaaAAAAAAGGAAGTTGAAATGATGTGAATATAGCAGAGGGAAGTGTGTTGggttgaaaaatattatatttatggtgacttgtgtaattaaaaaatatcatgcAGTATTTAAAACTGaactatgtatttttattactatttacgtAGGAAGTGCTTATTTCATTCTTAATTTAGTATCTAACTCTAATAGCTTATAGCACTGCTTTTTTtcaaatctttccacttgctactgtggcgccatccTAATTGACTCCCATTCAGCTGACACTTTTTTAATACACTAAGCCGGTCCCCCTTACTTCTAACCTCCATAACTCTAACCTTTCCGACACTTCGTCCATATTACTTGCCGGTACTGTGTCTTACGTTCTCaactagatggcgttgctcgCTAACGTCATTTTTAATGTCGCTCTCGACCAAGAGATGGCTCTGGTTGTCACTATGTGTGCGATAGTTAATACTCGATCGTGATTTCGCCTCCGTCCGTTTTGAAGATTGTCGATACCATTGCAGCGTGATGTTTGCGTCTAGTGGCATTAGCCCGTTGATAGGGCGAcgtgtttttttctatttattgcttagatgggtgaacgagctcacagctcacctgatgttaagtggttactggagcctatagtcTATATATAGATgtctatctacaacgtaaatgcgccacctacctcgagatataagttctaaggtctcagtatagttacaacggttgccccgcccttcaaaccgaaacgcattactgcttcacggcagaaataggcagggcggtggtacctacccgtgcggactcagaagaggtcctaccgccagtaattacgcaaattataattttgcgggtttgatttttactatacgatgttattccttcaccgtggaagtcaatcgtgaacatttgttaagtacgtatatcattagaaaaattggtacccgcctgcggtattcgaacactggtgcatcgctacacatgaatgcaccggtcgtcttatcgtttgggccacgatgacttcagaaTGACGAAAATTATcggatagtttttttatttatttcttaggcggatgggcgagctcacggctcgcatggtgttaaatggttaccggagcccctagacatctacgacgtaaatgccgccacctacctcgagacataagttctaagtctcagttttaacagtacaacggctgccctacccttcaaaccgaaacgcattactgctttacgataGAAAGaggtagggtagtggtacctacccgtgcggattcaagatgtcctaccaccagaagatGGCGCTCttttcaacatatttttttttaaataatttcagaGCGAACGGTAAGCCGGTGTGCGTCCCGTGTAATAGAACGTTCTCATCCATAGCCACGTTCAAACAGCACATGAAAATGAGCATGAAACACGTCCCCGAAAACGATTTTAAGTGAGCATAAGAACATTTGACGaaagtacaataataataataataaacccgtgcggattcacaagacgtcctaccaccattaattacgcaaattaaaattttgcggtttgatttttattacacgatgttattgcttcaccgtggaagtcgatcgtgaaaatttgttaagaaagtatttcattagaaaaattggtacccgcctgcgggattcgaacaccggtgcatcgctcaagacgaatgcaccggacgtcttattcttttaggccacgacgacttcatatgcTTTAAGGGGCATTAGCCCGTTGACAGGACGACGTGTATACTGTCCTGAGTGTTACCGTAACGTTTAAGGACGTTTGAGGGATTGTTTCAGCGCGGGCCCTTACTCGTGCGAGATTTGCGAGAAGAAGTTCCGCTGGACCACGTCGCTCCGCAAGCACATGGAGACCCACCGCATCGAGAGGGGGCAGAAGAGGAAGCCGTACTGCGAGTCTTGCAGGTCGAGATCCTGTTGTCAGCACTGATGAGTTATAGGAAcgggctatggaatgagctcccctccacggtgtttcccgagcgctatgacatgcccttcttcgaacgaggcttgtggagagtattaagcggtaggcagcggcttggccctgcccctggcattgctgaagtccatgggcaacggttgccactcaccatcaggtgggccgtgcgctcgtctacctacaagggcaataaaaaaaagggacgGGCTGTGTGTCACAGCTCATGAGATTGCTGGGGCACACCCGGACTAGTCCCATCTTAGGTTCCAAAACATTGAGGTCGAGGTttcgcaataaaacaaaattattcattaaattataaCTGTTAAAGGCACTTAATTTCACTAGCGgtgccgcagtagtcgaaattcgacttgaaatcataagtttgaacattatcgtGGTTCTATTCTGAAAgacttacttctataatcacacatgtcgccaagactacaccatagacaaataatattaaaggtaaacaatattaatctattctcaatttgaccacagattttaagcaaaaacaatagattgacaataaacaaagagtttatatatatgtgtgtgtcaaatacacggtagtgtgtgtaatgtttttcttattgatttaatgtattattattgcataatttaaaaaaaatatttgcatgtgcgctccttctctatattctctataagtgtggaaaatttcatactcctccgcgcaattttcgtaaaaagaggtacaaactttgcttcacgtattaatatatagattaaaactaTAACATAACGATAATAACGGTTCTAGTTGAATGCTGTACAAAAATTTCTAGTTGTGTCCTCTCAGATTATCCTTCACGACGTCCGCGAACCTCAGGAAACACGTGAAGACCAGCTCGAGGCATCAGATTATATTGAAACTAAGGTACGTAAAAATGCATTGACAATGTCGATGTTCAGTTGTCAACGGTCCTCGTGACTACCGTCAATGTTATTAAATgaatggaaattataaaaaaagtgtcCAATCGTAACGTAATCGCAACGTGCAATACGGGATAGGTGatcgaaaataaataacagttttaaaaaacgatcaaaatacgctttattagaaaattcaactaaaaaatagaaaatattttaattagaaaataatatataactatactgagaccttacaacttatatctcaagatgggtgacgcatttacgttgtagatgtctatgggctccagtaaccacttaacaccaggtgggctgtgagctcgtccacccatcaaagcaataaaaaaaaataaaaaaaaattataaatttgaatttaaaatagtgtaagaaaaaatgattttattgtaaaaaagtgtggggtgcttttcaggatattattatcaaaataacccttctactcatatctgttcataaaatatttataagtactgataccatgcaccccacgcttttttttttacaataaaatcattatttcttacactattttaaattaatttttttttttctattttttagtttgatttcctataaaagcgtattttgttagtttttttaaactattatttattttttattttaatattgaattgtcatcggtcctcttAATCAGTATAggtaccaaatttcgagttaatccaacgttttgaagggtgtcaaaatcatgttcaaagattccgctacatactaacatacatacgtctgaagctaataaaagcgtattagaGAACTGTCCAATCGTAACGTAATCGCGACGTGCAACACGGGATAGTTGATGGAAAATAAAGGCACTTCTAAAACTTTGTCGCTCTGTGGTCAGGAAGTTGGACGTGCACGCAGAGGACTCTCCCGAGAACCAAGCCCGGCTCGAGGAGATTCGTTGCTCTGTGACAGAGTCGAAGCAGCAGCACTACTGTCCGGAGTGCGACAAGAAGTTCCTGTGGCGCGGCAACCTCCTGAGGCACCTGAAGAGTCACCAGGCAAGGTACGGTGCTGTCGGCGGATCTGTGTTAGCGTAATTACAGTTCGCACCCTCGGCCAAGAGATGGCGCTAACTTCAATTTTAATCAAACGCTAAAACgatatagttaaaaaaaatatttttttattgcctagatgggtagacgagctcacagtccacctggtgttatgtggttatcggagcccatagacatctacgacgtaaatgcgccacccattttgagatataagttctaaggtctcagtatagttacaacggctgccccacccttcaaaccgaaacgcattactgcttcacggcagaaataggcagggcggtggtacctacccgcgcggactcagaagaggtcctaccgccagtaattacgcaaattataattttgcgggtttgatttttactatacgatgttattccttcaccgtggaagtcaatcatgaacatttgctaagtccgtattacattagaaaaattggtacccgcctgcgggattcgaactctggtgcatcgctacacatgaatgcaccggacgtcttatcctttgggccacgatgaCTTTACAATGACGAAAATTATcggatagtttttttatttatttcttagacaggtgggcgagctcacggctcgcatggcgttaaatggttaccggagcccctagacatctacgacgtaaatgccgccacctacctcgagacataagttctaagtctcagttttaacagtacaacggctgccctacccttcaaaccgaaacgcattactgctttacgatagaaagaggcagggtggtggtacctacccgtgcggattcaagatgtcctaccaccagaagatGGCGCTCttttcaacatattttttttttaataatttcagagCGAACGGTAATCTGGTGTGCGTCCCGTGTAATAGAAAGTTCTCATCCATAGCCACGTTCAAACAGCACATGAAAATGAGCATGAAACACATCTCCGAAAACGATTTTAAGTGAGCATAAGAACATTTGACGaaagtacaataataataatccgTAATTGTAGAAATGTAGACACGTCGTGTCTATAGCAACAAAATTATTGCGGCACGAAGACCAATTTAAACAATTTACGCCCGACAAAAAATTAGTTCGGCTCGAAGGGACAAATAATGCAACTGAAACAATTTAGTTAAATGAAATTTCTGTTTGTTTGTAAGTCTGCAACCATAAGAGTCTGTTAACGAGCTAAGTAACAGGGAGACTGTCTAGCGCGTGAATATGAAATCGATATAGTTTAAGTATGTAGGCAAGCTCAAGGCGCATCTGGTGGTAAGTaggtaccggagcccatatttATGACAGCCCAATTCCTATCTCCCACATCGAGACATAAGATCGAAGTTCGAAGTTCCATTAtgcaatggctgccccaccctccaatcCAAGAAATGGGCGGGAAGGTAGTGCATACCCGGTCAAGCTCACAACCTCACAAGTCATAATCTAACGAAGACACCTAAAGTCCAATAACCATGCCCGTCAACTGTTTTAAAACACCCTAAAAGACGCGTTCACGTGACGCTGACCATGGGCTCACGCGCAAAACCAATTAAACATTTCGTTCAAGCTACATGTGCAGCGACTGCGGGAACAAATTCGTGAACAAAACCCGCCTCAAGGACCACATCAATTGGGAGCACCTCAAGAACTATATTCACAGATGCTCAGACTGCAAGAAGGTAAGCCGGCTCAAACTCAGACGGTCTGTCAATTTGTCAATCCGTCAACATATCAATCTGTCAATTTGACAATTAGTCAACTTGTCAATCTGTCAAGTCAGACGTCAGACGCGCGCTTACGAGCATCCGTGGTGGGAGGAATAGCATCACGTAACGAAAAACGTCTGAGGAATAACCCGAGATGCAATCGGGATTTCGCCCTCGCGTCCCAAAGTGGGTGGAGGCagttaaccctttgactgccaagcaggtcaccggtgccctacgcggcgcattaAATTATGACGATCTCTATTTCTAGGGCGCCCGAATATCTagcattttcttttttattgcttagatgggtggactagctcacagcccacttggtgttaagtggtaactggatcccatagacatctacaacgtaaatgcgccacccaccttgagatattttttttttattgcttagatgggtggacgagctcacagcccacctggtgttaagtagttactgagcccatagacatctacgacgtaaatgcgccacccaccttgagatgtaagttgtaaggtctcaagtatagttacaacggctgcctcgctcttcaaaccgaaacacattacttcttcacggcagaaataggcggggtggtggtacctacccgcgcggactcacaagaggtcctaccaccagtctctctctctctctctctcaaagttAAGCAATCCAGGCCCTTTAGTAGTACTTACTTTTAGGTGTTCAAGACCCGCACGTCCCTGTACTTGCACCGGCAGATGGTCCACAAGGAGATGTCTGACAATCATCTGTGCGATCACTGCGGGAAACGGTTTCCGGTAAAAATATCATtcttttttgacgtgataaccTCTTATAGTGAATCTATGAACACCGGCTGcgcgcacgaaaaagtgtcacgttcctcCCAAGCCCGAGCGTGCGGGCGAGAGCGCGGCACGAGCGATAGAGACACACGATCGGCCTGAGCGTTAATTTAtcgaaaattttgtaattttcaaataattcctTCTTTGTAttacacaaaataataataattcaattaaattcataaaagtacacaatttttcatcaatgtttctttatgatgttatcacgtaaaactatcgtccgtaaatcGGCTTTACATacaaccaattattattttttgtcattatCATCATCTGTCATTATCATCATCTGTCATTGTTTCGGTTACTGACTACCCAACCTCAATAAGTTCGACTCTTTACATTCCATTCATATTTGCAATGCCGTGTCTAATAATTATTAAGTCTGCTTTTCTTCTCAAGTCTATTACCCGTCCGCAGAGTCAGGCCAGGCTTCATTATCACATAACGGCTCTACACAACAAGGAGACTCCGTACAAATGCACCACGTGCTCGGCGAGATTCAGCTGGCACTCGTGTCTCACCCGACACGTTCGGACCATACACTCGAAGGAAAAGAAAAGCGCGACTTAACAAAAGATAAATGTGAATTATTAAAAGATAAGCGCGACTTAGCAAAAGATAAAtgtgaattaataaaatataagtgcGGCTTAATAAAAGATAAATGTGACTTAATAAAAGATAAGCGCGGCTTAATAAAAGATAAATGTGACTTAATAAAATGTAAGCGCGGTTTAAcaaaagataataaatataagtgtataaaaatatgaaaaagtgATTCTCTACTCTCTACCATCGGTGTCAGTAGCGAGCAATACGCCACAAAAATTAGGATAAATATGTTATGTGAATTCGTAAAAGATAAATTTGTACTAATAAAAGATAAATCAGTCGTctcataaaacaataaaacttatatttcactttgttttatttgtatcccttaataataataataataaaacatttatttcagaaaaaatccataaaataataataatacaatagtcagcacacaaacagttcaacaatacaaatagaaaatgaacaatatactaattcaattaattaa
The sequence above is drawn from the Bombyx mori chromosome 11, ASM3026992v2 genome and encodes:
- the LOC101738066 gene encoding zinc finger protein 91 isoform X2, with protein sequence MKFNIMDNPQNIVCCGCLSIGRKMIKIDLERKECFHQILGDLQTVADFKLMYLCWECTSRLSNFIKFKSQVRYAHKCLQDIEKDLKLVSQSKLNTQNTLIINYDPETSEELDWHIAASEEKETPSDQQCSETETVVQPKKKIKKASKSKRLMHLYKEIELTESDIEAERDTEASSDSFVNALFKCEKCVEAFPNQEDLNDHNLKKHNKRLRFSCLVCECYFGTAAALSYHANKHRIRYQCRSCRTRFGTKSKVLSHHAREHSSKPDDHGADSETTPSVVAGLVSEAKSAGPYSCEICEKKFRWTTSLRKHMETHRIERGQKRKPYCESCRLSFTTSANLRKHVKTSSRHQIILKLRKLDVHAEDSPENQARLEEIRCSVTESKQQHYCPECDKKFLWRGNLLRHLKSHQARANGNLVCVPCNRKFSSIATFKQHMKMSMKHISENDFNYMCSDCGNKFVNKTRLKDHINWEHLKNYIHRCSDCKKVFKTRTSLYLHRQMVHKEMSDNHLCDHCGKRFPSQARLHYHITALHNKETPYKCTTCSARFSWHSCLTRHVRTIHSKEKKSAT
- the LOC101738066 gene encoding zinc finger protein 91 isoform X1, yielding MKFNIMDNPQNIVCCGCLSIGRKMIKIDLERKECFHQILGDLQTVADFKLMYLCWECTSRLSNFIKFKSQVRYAHKCLQDIEKDLKLVSQSKLNTQNTLIINYDPETSEELDWHIAASEEKETPSDQQCSETETVVQPKKKIKKASKSKRLMHLYKEIELTESDIEAERDTEASSDSFVNALFKCEKCVEAFPNQEDLNDHNLKKHNKRLRFSCLVCECYFGTAAALSYHANKHRIRYQCRSCRTRFGTKSKVLSHHAREHSSKPDDHGADSETTPSVVAGLVSEAKRANGKPVCVPCNRTFSSIATFKQHMKMSMKHVPENDFNAGPYSCEICEKKFRWTTSLRKHMETHRIERGQKRKPYCESCRLSFTTSANLRKHVKTSSRHQIILKLRKLDVHAEDSPENQARLEEIRCSVTESKQQHYCPECDKKFLWRGNLLRHLKSHQARANGNLVCVPCNRKFSSIATFKQHMKMSMKHISENDFNYMCSDCGNKFVNKTRLKDHINWEHLKNYIHRCSDCKKVFKTRTSLYLHRQMVHKEMSDNHLCDHCGKRFPSQARLHYHITALHNKETPYKCTTCSARFSWHSCLTRHVRTIHSKEKKSAT